One genomic window of Cannabis sativa cultivar Pink pepper isolate KNU-18-1 chromosome 2, ASM2916894v1, whole genome shotgun sequence includes the following:
- the LOC115719271 gene encoding peptide chain release factor PrfB1, chloroplastic, with protein sequence MDCLLRPLYSSTFMIIPKPINNSLPLMPKPVPLLSLNPTSFPFLSPKHLPLYSRSPRYVLYATQQSQVSEGVNNETREWAMQDFYSLRKEVEAASERVEEIRASAGLQLLEKEVSALESKASDSSFWDDRASAQETLSALNDVKDKIKLLTEFKTKVEDAETIVTLTEEMDSTDTALLEEANSIIKELNKALDRFELTELLSGPYDKEGAVISITAGAGGTDAQDWADMLLRMYVRWGEKQRYKTRVVEKSPGEEAGIKSATLEVEGRYAYGYLSGEKGTHRIVRQSPFNAKGLRQTSFSGVEVMPLLPEDSLDVEIPEEDLDISFSRAGGKGGQNVNKVETAVRITHIPTGVTVRCTEERSQLANKIKALSRLKAKLLVIAEEQRATEIKQIRGDAVKAEWGQQIRNYVFHPYKLVKDVRTSLETSDVSSVMDGELEPFIKAYLKLKYTTAMSSND encoded by the exons ATGGATTGTCTTCTTCGACCTCTCTACAGCTCAACCTTTATGATTATCCCAAAACCCATCAATAATTCACTGCCATTAATGCCAAAGCCAGTTCCTTTGCTTTCGCTCAATCCCACATCGTTCCCCTTCTTATCCCCAAAACACCTCCCACTTTATTCTCGCTCTCCTCGTTATG TTTTGTACGCAACACAACAAAGCCAAGTAAGTGAGGGAGTCAACAACGAGACCAGAGAATGGGCTATGCAAG ATTTTTATTCCCTTAGAAAAGAAGTAGAAGCAGCTTCTGAACGTGTTGAAGAGATTAGAGCCTCTGCTGGTCTTCAACTACTAGAAAAAGAAGTTTCAGCTTTGGAGTCAAAAGCATCTGATAGCTCTTTCTGGGATGATCGAGCCAGTGCTCAGGAAACTCTTTCAGCTCTCAATGATGTCAAAGACAAGATAAAACTGCTTACTGAGTTCAAAACAAAG GTTGAAGATGCAGAAACAATAGTCACTCTAACTGAAGAGATGGACTCCACAGACACTGCTCTGCTTGAAGAGGCTAACAGTATTATCAAGGAATTGAACAAGGCTTTAGACCGGTTTGAGTTGACTGAACTTCTTTCTGGTCCGTACGACAAAGAAGGAGCTGTTATCTCTATAACAGCTGGTGCTGGAGGCACTGATGCTCAG GATTGGGCTGACATGCTTCTCAGGATGTATGTAAGATGGGGAGAAAAGCAGAGATATAAGACCAGAGTGGTTGAGAAATCCCCAGGAGAGGAAGCAGGGATTAAATCGGCAACACTCGAAGTTGAAGGCCGATATGCTTATGGATACTTATCCGGAGAGAAAGGAACTCATCGGATTGTTCGACAGTCACCTTTTAATGCCAAAGGCCTCCGCCAG ACAAGCTTTTCTGGTGTTGAAGTCATGCCTCTTCTTCCTGAAGACTCCTTAGATGTTGAAATCCCTGAGGAGGATTTGGATATAAGTTTTTCAAGGGCAGGTGGGAAAGGTGGCCAGAATGTGAACAAAGTTGAAACTGCAGTCAGAATCACTCATATCCCAACTGGTGTCACTGTTCGGTGTACAG AGGAGAGGTCTCAGCTGGCGAACAAGATCAAGGCACTGAGCCGTTTGAAAGCTAAGTTGTTGGTCATAGCCGAGGAGCAAAGAGCGACCGAGATAAAGCAAATACGAGGCGATGCGGTGAAGGCCGAGTGGGGGCAGCAAATTAGGAACTATGTTTTCCACCCATACAAACTGGTGAAGGATGTAAGGACGAGTTTGGAAACATCAGATGTTAGCTCTGTAATGGATGGTGAACTGGAGCCCTTCATCAAGGCTTACCTCAAACTCAAATACACCACGGCCATGTCTTCAAATGATTAG
- the LOC115719272 gene encoding NADH dehydrogenase [ubiquinone] 1 beta subcomplex subunit 2: MGGGHGEGTTYKGLTMYAPKRWHVITGKGMCAMMWFWVLYRAKQDGPVVLGWRHPWEGHGHGHDEH; encoded by the coding sequence ATGGGAGGTGGGCATGGAGAAGGGACGACGTACAAGGGATTAACGATGTACGCACCTAAGCGGTGGCACGTAATTACTGGGAAGGGCATGTGTGCTATGATGTGGTTTTGGGTTCTGTACAGAGCCAAGCAAGATGGTCCTGTAGTCTTGGGGTGGAGACATCCTTGGGAGGGCCATGGCCATGGACATGATGAGCATTAg